One genomic window of Candidatus Nanohalobium constans includes the following:
- a CDS encoding 30S ribosomal protein S27ae, with the protein MGKHEKVQIHEKYDEEGNSQGEKCPRCGSFLADHEDRMSCGKCGYTKHS; encoded by the coding sequence ATGGGAAAACATGAGAAAGTTCAGATTCACGAGAAATACGATGAAGAAGGGAACTCACAGGGAGAGAAGTGCCCAAGATGTGGATCATTCCTAGCAGACCACGAAGACCGCATGAGCTGCGGCAAATGCGGCTACACAAAACACTCCTAA
- a CDS encoding ATP-grasp domain-containing protein — MSEQNIAFLWDAEVEWNREKPFEGERSKDFEKYTEIAHDEGLKVYFAKYKWYSNGKLDKAWCWNGENWEKVRDVGLDGVYDKYKFDNETKDLKQEIFEELPVANNPELEEICKDKLKTYELFSDYVPETRTATRENSEEMLEDGKIVFKPRYGFAGKGVEVLEDTSEFNEPEDPKLHIIQRFVPTDGAPMFGVEGPHDLRTIVIDGEIQNGNYIRVPEDGLISNISRGGNQKYVDRDELPESVVEIIEEIKEEFEEFQPGIFSVDFMFDDEETPVIVELNSKPGTYYHHPVKKKEKELPKIRNILKMLRKRIEQDE, encoded by the coding sequence ATGAGCGAGCAAAATATTGCTTTCCTGTGGGATGCAGAAGTTGAATGGAATAGAGAAAAACCATTTGAAGGAGAAAGAAGCAAGGACTTCGAAAAATACACTGAGATAGCCCATGATGAAGGCTTGAAAGTCTACTTCGCTAAATACAAGTGGTATAGCAACGGAAAACTGGATAAAGCCTGGTGCTGGAACGGGGAGAACTGGGAGAAGGTTCGAGATGTGGGTCTCGATGGGGTTTATGATAAATACAAATTTGACAACGAAACTAAAGATTTGAAGCAGGAGATTTTTGAAGAGCTACCTGTTGCCAATAACCCTGAGTTAGAGGAGATCTGTAAAGATAAGTTGAAGACTTATGAGCTTTTCTCGGATTATGTTCCTGAGACTCGGACCGCAACTAGGGAGAATTCTGAGGAAATGCTTGAAGACGGGAAAATCGTGTTTAAGCCTCGTTACGGTTTTGCCGGGAAAGGAGTAGAAGTTTTAGAGGATACCAGCGAGTTTAATGAACCAGAGGATCCGAAGTTGCATATTATTCAGCGTTTTGTTCCTACTGATGGCGCGCCGATGTTCGGTGTGGAGGGTCCTCATGATTTGAGGACGATTGTTATTGATGGTGAGATTCAGAACGGTAACTATATCCGAGTTCCTGAGGATGGCTTAATCAGCAATATTTCTCGTGGTGGAAATCAGAAGTATGTGGACAGAGATGAACTGCCTGAAAGCGTAGTAGAGATAATTGAAGAGATTAAGGAGGAGTTTGAAGAGTTCCAGCCCGGTATTTTCTCGGTTGACTTCATGTTTGACGATGAGGAGACTCCTGTTATTGTGGAGTTGAATTCTAAACCAGGGACTTACTACCATCACCCTGTTAAGAAGAAGGAGAAGGAGTTGCCGAAAATCCGCAATATTTTGAAGATGCTTCGAAAGAGGATTGAACAAGATGAATAA
- a CDS encoding type II toxin-antitoxin system VapC family toxin codes for MSREIILDTNFLTAPFQLDSIDIFQEIERIFPNSEIYTIDDALQEAQSIEQGKYGNLVEKLIEKKDIEVLETEGQGEVDDLLVQISRDYVIATNDRELKERLLEVNAEVIHIRNESYLEVLNRKDPGF; via the coding sequence ATGAGCCGCGAAATCATACTCGACACCAACTTCCTCACAGCACCATTCCAACTCGACTCAATCGACATATTCCAAGAAATAGAAAGAATCTTCCCAAATTCTGAGATTTATACTATTGATGATGCGCTCCAAGAAGCACAAAGCATAGAACAAGGAAAATACGGCAACCTAGTCGAAAAACTGATAGAGAAAAAAGACATAGAAGTACTCGAAACAGAAGGACAAGGCGAAGTAGACGACCTACTAGTACAAATCAGCAGAGACTATGTAATCGCCACCAACGACAGGGAATTGAAGGAAAGGTTGCTGGAGGTAAATGCTGAAGTCATTCATATCCGAAATGAAAGCTACCTAGAAGTACTGAACAGGAAAGATCCCGGATTCTAG
- the kae1 gene encoding KEOPS complex N(6)-L-threonylcarbamoyladenine synthase Kae1, protein MKVLGIESTAHTFGVGVVSEDEVLCSVKSMFEPDEGGIHPRKAAEHHYQHALEKLNEAKQKSADFDELDAIAFSQGPGIPQCLDVGAVVARSLAEKHDIPLLGVNHCLSHISIGTRTTNAEDPTTLYVSGGNSQIIEYRSGRYRVIGETQDIALGNALDKLARDLGYPHPGGPEIENQAGKTDEIIELSYPIKGMDFSFSGLVTETQRKIGDVEEPVLCNSFQEHAYAAVVEALERAMSQSGSKEALLTGGVAMNSRLREMVEKMCEQRDAEAYFPPPAYCMDNGAMIAHQGLIQLKNGDKGLDLTYSGVKPGWRPDQVEVDWI, encoded by the coding sequence ATGAAAGTTCTTGGAATTGAAAGCACTGCACATACATTTGGAGTTGGAGTAGTCAGTGAAGACGAAGTGCTGTGTAGTGTGAAGTCGATGTTTGAGCCGGATGAGGGCGGTATTCACCCTCGTAAGGCGGCTGAGCATCATTATCAGCATGCTTTGGAGAAGTTGAATGAGGCGAAACAGAAAAGCGCTGATTTTGATGAACTTGATGCGATTGCTTTTTCTCAAGGCCCGGGTATTCCTCAGTGCTTGGATGTTGGGGCAGTCGTGGCAAGAAGCCTGGCTGAGAAACACGACATCCCTCTTCTAGGAGTCAACCACTGCTTATCACATATCTCCATCGGCACTCGAACCACTAATGCGGAGGACCCTACCACTCTCTATGTCTCCGGAGGAAACAGTCAGATAATAGAATACAGATCTGGGCGATACCGAGTGATCGGAGAAACACAGGACATCGCACTGGGAAACGCACTAGACAAACTGGCTCGTGACTTGGGTTATCCACATCCTGGAGGACCGGAAATAGAGAATCAGGCAGGTAAAACTGATGAAATAATCGAATTAAGCTATCCTATCAAGGGAATGGACTTCTCCTTCTCTGGATTAGTCACGGAAACTCAGAGAAAGATTGGAGATGTCGAAGAACCGGTTCTCTGCAACAGCTTCCAGGAACATGCCTATGCAGCTGTAGTAGAGGCACTGGAAAGAGCGATGAGTCAGAGCGGTTCGAAAGAAGCACTTCTTACAGGAGGAGTCGCAATGAACTCTAGACTGCGTGAAATGGTGGAAAAGATGTGTGAACAGAGAGATGCAGAAGCATACTTCCCGCCGCCAGCATACTGCATGGATAACGGTGCGATGATTGCCCACCAAGGATTAATTCAATTGAAAAATGGTGATAAAGGGCTTGATTTGACGTATTCAGGTGTTAAGCCGGGTTGGCGTCCAGATCAAGTCGAAGTTGATTGGATTTAG
- a CDS encoding non-canonical purine NTP pyrophosphatase, with protein MKIYFATGNSGKVEHAQNILSECEVEQLDVETVEPQSGSIEEIALSKVKQVVEKSDLEDSTFLIADDSGLFVDSLNGFPGPLSSPFDSMVGKERLLDLVDPGADAKFRAAIALHVPDGEDRVFTGKVEGEIVEPRGEGGFGYDPLFLPEGNDKTWGEDPEFKDENSHREEALIQLKEFIERKY; from the coding sequence ATGAAAATATACTTCGCTACCGGTAACTCTGGTAAGGTTGAGCATGCACAAAATATTCTTTCTGAATGTGAAGTTGAACAGTTAGATGTTGAAACTGTGGAGCCTCAGTCCGGTTCAATCGAGGAAATTGCTCTTTCTAAGGTGAAGCAGGTTGTTGAAAAGTCGGATCTTGAGGATAGTACTTTTCTTATCGCTGATGACTCGGGTCTCTTTGTGGATTCTTTGAATGGGTTTCCAGGTCCTTTAAGCTCTCCTTTCGACAGTATGGTCGGAAAGGAAAGATTACTCGACTTAGTTGATCCAGGTGCTGATGCCAAGTTCAGAGCGGCTATAGCGCTGCATGTTCCTGATGGTGAAGATCGGGTTTTCACTGGCAAGGTTGAAGGAGAAATTGTTGAACCAAGAGGTGAAGGAGGGTTCGGTTACGATCCGTTGTTCCTGCCAGAAGGAAATGATAAGACCTGGGGCGAAGATCCAGAGTTCAAGGATGAAAATTCTCACAGGGAGGAAGCTCTTATTCAGCTTAAGGAATTCATTGAGAGAAAGTACTGA
- a CDS encoding tyrosine/phenylalanine carboxypeptidase domain-containing protein has translation MQPEEIDQKQEVLKFDQDKIIQELSTAAEKLLEQASWISNINIQNKKQERKRFKKAREKEENFKPNFEYSKTSYDEEKLLELIEQCIEAVKLIEEDNLEKYGAKKLTSQEMQNFFQEIFQELKLYTKLAANIEDEGSWRRYSEEIWSMVGEETVQDSLQKLQELEKEELEENISPEELRDMFEAEVERLGMDYQVELREVSGCFNIPEKETVVVSKGEDSQRMYSEEEARMLTKHELFHAARAYNGFKAGQKSGFPKILGLHTPFYDRAEEGGALYREEATGTAYKNKAFDYHLRLVAAYKISQSENYREDFQEIVEELIELGGSVDRSFYLVARNREALRHHIYKAGRNDWKNIEDKDKMLIGKVNQEWADKLEKEIGGMIKEPEITADKLFNPSI, from the coding sequence ATGCAGCCTGAGGAAATCGACCAAAAGCAAGAAGTCCTAAAATTTGATCAAGATAAGATCATACAGGAACTCTCAACAGCCGCAGAAAAACTGCTGGAACAGGCTTCATGGATCTCCAACATCAACATACAAAACAAAAAACAGGAAAGAAAACGATTCAAAAAAGCCAGAGAAAAAGAAGAAAACTTCAAACCAAACTTTGAATACAGCAAAACATCCTACGATGAAGAAAAACTTCTTGAACTTATTGAACAATGCATAGAAGCTGTAAAACTAATTGAAGAAGATAATCTGGAGAAATATGGTGCAAAGAAGCTTACTTCACAGGAAATGCAGAACTTCTTCCAGGAAATATTCCAGGAACTCAAACTCTACACCAAATTAGCTGCCAATATAGAAGATGAAGGCTCTTGGAGAAGATATTCGGAAGAGATCTGGTCAATGGTCGGTGAAGAAACTGTTCAAGACTCGCTACAGAAACTTCAGGAACTGGAAAAAGAAGAACTGGAGGAAAATATTTCTCCTGAAGAACTCAGAGACATGTTCGAAGCAGAAGTAGAAAGACTGGGAATGGACTACCAAGTAGAGCTTAGAGAAGTTTCAGGCTGTTTCAACATCCCTGAAAAAGAAACAGTTGTAGTGTCAAAAGGCGAAGATAGTCAAAGGATGTATTCCGAGGAAGAAGCCAGGATGCTGACCAAACATGAACTGTTTCACGCAGCAAGAGCATACAACGGATTCAAAGCAGGACAGAAAAGCGGCTTTCCAAAAATCCTAGGGCTCCACACACCGTTCTACGACAGAGCCGAAGAAGGCGGAGCACTATACAGAGAAGAAGCAACAGGAACAGCATACAAAAACAAAGCTTTCGACTACCATCTCAGACTAGTCGCAGCATACAAAATCAGCCAATCCGAAAACTATCGAGAAGACTTCCAAGAAATAGTCGAAGAACTAATAGAACTAGGCGGTTCAGTAGACAGAAGCTTCTACCTCGTAGCCAGAAACCGGGAAGCACTAAGGCACCACATATACAAAGCAGGAAGAAACGACTGGAAAAACATAGAAGACAAAGACAAGATGCTCATCGGCAAAGTAAACCAAGAATGGGCTGACAAACTCGAGAAAGAAATAGGCGGCATGATAAAGGAACCAGAAATAACTGCTGACAAACTCTTCAACCCCTCAATTTAA
- a CDS encoding cation:proton antiporter has product MSEILFTLTLIFTAAATALLISRELDQPAVPLYILSGLFLTNFMELNQVLDLSRVGIAFLVFIYGVKFSTRKLQSVARNGGLAAVVSIVMTTTLALPTALLLQLRGIEIAVFVSASALSSSLVGLELISDDLRKELVHSRLIETVQLLQDLAAVILILLIFSVTPLHAVTYGLVLLILSYSFKKGFTVFAKSFKDSTETIMVFSLGTLAGFVGISYILEIPTVVGAFAAGLALSKYPYSLEIIDTVGTLKDFFTAILFVSIGAIAATADTQVFITAAAITAFTLVVNPFVIYTALRTVEENSRVAFLTGLGLDQVSEFAVIIAIQAYLLELIQIGLLQSVVVATAATMTLSAYTSRNQQKLYKIFSNLFATPDGMESTVDEPENHIILIGYDVQGKKIVEGLEEKPVVIEYDPEKIDGLKERNIDYVFGDVMHQKPWEEANYKEADLIVSTVPLRHVSDKIIGLDTEADKILRSPDAEQAHQLMEEGATFVSVPKHLAAQRLTEHIKGIFNSPEYRHELRRKNMLQLRKELREE; this is encoded by the coding sequence ATGAGCGAAATACTGTTTACACTTACACTTATCTTCACGGCAGCAGCAACAGCACTGCTGATTTCCAGAGAACTAGACCAACCAGCTGTACCGCTCTATATACTATCAGGGCTATTCTTAACCAATTTCATGGAACTAAATCAGGTGCTTGACCTATCAAGAGTGGGCATAGCATTCCTGGTTTTCATCTATGGTGTAAAGTTCAGCACACGCAAACTTCAATCAGTCGCAAGAAACGGAGGACTAGCCGCCGTCGTATCCATAGTCATGACAACGACCCTAGCACTGCCCACAGCACTTCTACTACAGCTAAGAGGGATTGAAATAGCAGTATTTGTATCTGCATCAGCCCTATCATCTTCCCTAGTTGGATTAGAGCTTATCAGCGACGACTTAAGAAAAGAACTGGTGCACAGCAGACTAATTGAAACAGTTCAACTCCTTCAAGATCTGGCAGCTGTAATACTGATACTTCTGATCTTCTCAGTAACTCCTTTACACGCCGTAACCTACGGTTTAGTCCTGTTGATCCTGTCTTACAGCTTTAAAAAAGGATTTACAGTTTTCGCGAAAAGCTTCAAAGACTCAACAGAGACAATAATGGTTTTCTCACTTGGAACGCTCGCAGGATTCGTAGGAATCTCCTATATACTGGAAATTCCAACCGTCGTCGGAGCGTTCGCAGCAGGTCTAGCTCTTTCAAAATACCCTTACAGCCTGGAGATAATCGACACAGTTGGAACTCTCAAAGACTTCTTCACAGCAATACTGTTCGTATCCATCGGAGCAATAGCGGCAACCGCAGACACCCAAGTATTCATCACGGCTGCGGCAATAACAGCGTTTACCCTAGTTGTTAATCCTTTCGTGATTTATACTGCTTTGCGTACGGTAGAAGAGAACAGCAGGGTAGCATTCCTAACAGGTCTTGGACTGGATCAGGTAAGCGAGTTCGCAGTAATCATCGCGATACAGGCATACCTGCTTGAACTCATACAGATAGGTCTCCTTCAATCAGTGGTAGTAGCTACTGCAGCAACGATGACATTATCGGCTTACACCAGCAGAAACCAGCAAAAACTGTACAAAATATTCTCCAACCTCTTCGCCACACCAGACGGAATGGAGTCAACCGTCGACGAACCGGAAAACCACATCATCCTCATAGGATATGATGTACAAGGCAAGAAAATTGTCGAAGGTCTTGAAGAGAAACCGGTTGTCATTGAATACGATCCAGAAAAAATAGACGGACTGAAAGAACGAAACATAGACTATGTTTTCGGAGATGTAATGCATCAAAAGCCATGGGAAGAAGCAAACTACAAGGAAGCAGACCTCATAGTCTCAACAGTACCGCTTCGACATGTATCAGACAAGATCATAGGGTTAGATACTGAAGCAGATAAAATACTGCGATCACCGGACGCAGAACAGGCACACCAACTTATGGAAGAAGGAGCAACATTCGTATCAGTACCCAAACATCTCGCCGCGCAGAGACTTACAGAGCACATAAAAGGGATATTTAACAGTCCTGAATACAGACACGAACTGAGACGCAAAAACATGCTACAACTCAGAAAGGAGCTAAGAGAAGAATGA
- a CDS encoding cation:proton antiporter, with protein MVVGVQAAALAVVSAAALAIIFHKLRQPTVIAYILTGLVLGPAVFGVTSHSEAIKLFSELGLAFLLFLIGLEIDVEDVKEIIGPTLLIGGLQMVFMFISGFIIGNLLGFTTVQAAFTGVFLMFSSTAVVVKMLSDKDQITSLPGRLDVSILLLQDIVVVLGLAALNTSANSFTALGFKISETIVFILLTAVVSVISSKYLLSRLFNSFAEEKHGFLIYAVAWLFIFIQVSQFLNLSVEIGSFLAGIGLGRLKISEEVMERIRPLTDVFMAVFFIGVGLKLTQDAIAMYWMEAIIVSLLVIPLKFFSGFLLTDYSKFSPETSFLSSINMAQISEFSIVLATLAASKQMISTEFVGFASLTAITTMTVSSYLINFNTSLHSRFEHLLEGFKSEEKNDVDISRLEDHAVIVGYDAISRGIVTTLEESFDDILVIDSDSNNIDELSGSSFEYIYGDFRHGEIRNSSRLQSAELVVSVSGQHEVNLQVLDDVTDATVFLRAESLEEALELYELGAHYVIRRNELTAEQLLDYLNLYREEPELFKQEIKAEKEKIKWQSR; from the coding sequence ATGGTTGTAGGAGTACAGGCAGCGGCGTTAGCAGTGGTTTCAGCAGCAGCCCTAGCCATAATCTTCCACAAGCTCAGACAGCCCACGGTAATCGCATACATTTTAACAGGACTGGTTCTAGGACCAGCGGTATTCGGAGTAACTTCACACAGCGAAGCCATCAAACTGTTCTCAGAACTCGGTCTTGCATTCCTACTGTTCCTGATCGGCTTGGAAATCGATGTTGAGGATGTAAAGGAAATTATAGGTCCTACACTTCTAATAGGAGGTCTTCAAATGGTCTTCATGTTTATATCAGGCTTCATAATAGGAAACCTGCTTGGCTTTACAACTGTCCAGGCAGCATTCACAGGAGTATTCCTGATGTTCTCCTCAACGGCAGTAGTAGTAAAAATGCTTTCCGACAAAGACCAGATAACTTCTCTACCAGGAAGGCTGGATGTAAGCATACTCTTACTTCAAGACATAGTTGTTGTCCTAGGTCTAGCCGCTTTAAACACTTCAGCCAACAGCTTCACTGCCCTAGGATTTAAAATAAGTGAAACGATTGTATTTATACTTTTAACAGCTGTCGTATCTGTAATATCGTCTAAGTATCTTCTTTCAAGACTATTTAATTCGTTTGCTGAGGAGAAACACGGATTCCTGATCTATGCAGTTGCCTGGCTCTTCATTTTTATCCAGGTCTCTCAGTTCCTAAACCTGTCGGTTGAGATCGGCTCATTTCTTGCAGGAATCGGCTTGGGAAGGCTAAAGATCAGTGAAGAGGTTATGGAAAGAATCAGACCGCTCACAGATGTATTCATGGCAGTCTTCTTCATAGGAGTAGGACTCAAGCTTACACAAGACGCCATAGCAATGTACTGGATGGAAGCAATCATAGTATCACTGCTGGTTATCCCACTTAAGTTCTTCTCAGGCTTTCTGCTTACAGATTACTCCAAGTTCTCACCTGAAACCTCATTCCTATCCAGCATAAACATGGCACAAATCAGCGAGTTCTCAATTGTCCTAGCAACGCTAGCCGCATCCAAACAAATGATTTCCACAGAGTTCGTCGGCTTTGCCAGCCTCACAGCCATAACAACCATGACAGTATCCTCGTACCTCATAAACTTCAATACCTCTCTTCATTCCAGGTTTGAACACTTGCTTGAAGGATTCAAGTCAGAGGAAAAGAATGATGTAGATATCAGTCGATTAGAAGATCATGCGGTTATCGTAGGCTACGATGCAATATCCCGTGGAATAGTTACAACTCTGGAAGAAAGCTTTGACGATATACTTGTTATTGACTCTGACTCCAACAATATAGATGAACTGAGCGGCTCAAGCTTTGAGTATATCTACGGTGATTTCCGGCATGGTGAGATAAGAAACTCTTCCAGGCTTCAAAGCGCTGAGCTCGTCGTCTCGGTGTCCGGTCAGCACGAGGTAAACCTTCAAGTGCTTGACGATGTAACTGATGCCACAGTCTTCTTAAGGGCTGAAAGCTTGGAAGAAGCCCTGGAGCTGTACGAACTCGGCGCACATTATGTGATACGCAGGAACGAGTTGACGGCAGAGCAACTGCTCGACTACCTCAACCTTTACAGGGAAGAACCGGAGCTATTCAAACAGGAAATAAAAGCTGAAAAAGAAAAAATCAAGTGGCAATCAAGATGA
- a CDS encoding DNA-directed RNA polymerase: MYKRLTIQDSVRVPPQHLGENVSDSVRDGLREEVEGDIVEDVGVVIGVEDVNSVEGGDIEPEDAGVHYQVEYEAIVYDPELHEVVTGEVVDITDFGAFIRIGPFDGLCHVSQVMDEYVNLDEDAQMLISEDQDRALEVGDTLTTRIIAVSLGKKDTNKINLTMRQPGLGKEEWIEMYEEEKAEQEQEDEEEEE, translated from the coding sequence ATGTACAAAAGATTAACAATTCAGGATTCCGTCCGTGTTCCACCGCAGCATCTTGGTGAAAATGTTTCAGACAGCGTCAGAGATGGCCTTAGAGAAGAGGTTGAAGGTGACATCGTTGAGGATGTCGGCGTTGTTATCGGTGTCGAGGATGTGAACAGTGTTGAAGGCGGCGATATCGAGCCTGAAGACGCAGGGGTTCACTACCAGGTAGAATACGAAGCAATTGTCTACGATCCAGAACTGCATGAAGTGGTTACTGGTGAAGTAGTTGATATTACAGATTTCGGAGCATTCATCCGTATCGGGCCATTCGACGGTCTATGCCATGTTTCACAGGTAATGGATGAATATGTCAACCTGGACGAAGATGCTCAAATGCTTATCTCAGAAGATCAGGACAGAGCATTGGAAGTCGGTGACACACTTACAACAAGAATTATCGCAGTTTCTCTTGGTAAGAAAGATACTAATAAGATTAACCTGACGATGCGTCAGCCAGGACTCGGTAAAGAAGAATGGATCGAAATGTACGAAGAAGAAAAAGCCGAACAAGAACAAGAAGACGAAGAAGAGGAAGAGTAA
- a CDS encoding ATP-grasp domain-containing protein, with amino-acid sequence MNKTVAFLWWEGEVQWENADQPFSKDWKSQDYAEYMEMLAEKDIRVVCGDYTWYRDESMQKAWHWNGEEWRKVEKVELDGVYDLFRHDKGKYELKKEMKEDVGILNDPEVAELCQDKLKTFERFEEYIPETRKASEKNVEEMIEKYGKVIVKPRYGSSGEGISVVEDVSEFEVPEDWDEMIVQKIMENLGTDELGVEGPHDLRVIVVNDEVIGSYLRIPEEGELLSNVAQGGSKKYVDLDDVPKEALSIVEEVASELDDYRPVIYTVDVMFSDGEPMIVELNSQPGIYYHGPGRKESREKPWMKKVVEAIGELAESS; translated from the coding sequence ATGAATAAGACCGTCGCATTCCTGTGGTGGGAAGGAGAAGTACAATGGGAAAACGCAGACCAACCCTTCTCCAAAGACTGGAAAAGCCAGGACTACGCAGAGTACATGGAGATGCTGGCAGAGAAAGATATCAGAGTAGTCTGCGGAGACTACACATGGTACAGAGATGAGAGCATGCAAAAGGCCTGGCATTGGAACGGCGAAGAATGGAGAAAAGTAGAAAAAGTTGAGTTAGACGGCGTTTATGATCTCTTCCGACATGATAAAGGGAAGTACGAGTTGAAGAAAGAGATGAAAGAGGATGTCGGTATTTTGAATGATCCTGAGGTTGCTGAGCTGTGTCAAGACAAGTTGAAGACATTCGAAAGGTTTGAGGAGTACATACCTGAAACCAGGAAGGCTAGTGAGAAAAATGTAGAGGAGATGATCGAAAAGTATGGTAAGGTTATCGTTAAGCCTCGTTACGGGTCTTCTGGAGAGGGTATTAGTGTTGTGGAGGATGTTTCTGAGTTTGAGGTGCCTGAGGACTGGGATGAAATGATAGTTCAGAAAATTATGGAGAATTTAGGTACAGACGAGCTGGGTGTGGAGGGTCCTCATGACTTGCGTGTGATAGTTGTGAACGATGAGGTTATTGGCAGTTACCTTAGAATCCCTGAAGAGGGAGAGTTGCTCAGTAATGTGGCTCAGGGCGGATCGAAAAAGTATGTTGATTTGGATGATGTTCCTAAGGAAGCTTTGAGTATAGTTGAGGAAGTAGCCAGTGAATTAGACGATTATAGACCGGTAATCTATACTGTGGATGTCATGTTTTCTGACGGAGAACCTATGATCGTGGAGCTCAACTCTCAGCCTGGTATTTATTATCACGGTCCTGGCAGGAAAGAGAGTCGAGAGAAGCCTTGGATGAAAAAAGTAGTTGAAGCCATAGGAGAATTAGCTGAGAGTAGTTAA
- a CDS encoding L-threonylcarbamoyladenylate synthase produces the protein MNLQEYRGRLDEGKIGVYPTETAYGIAADALNQESVEKVYEAKQRPKSKPLTTICCDLEQVEEHANLTEDERKLIEEFMPGPLTLVVEKKSHVPDNLNESFVFRIPGSETARKLAEEGPITATSANISGESTSYSVDDISDELLEKVDFVVDEGKLSDGPTSTIAEVNNGEAVLHRRGPISEEDLQEVLK, from the coding sequence ATGAATCTCCAGGAATACCGAGGAAGATTAGATGAAGGCAAAATCGGAGTCTATCCAACCGAGACAGCGTATGGAATCGCAGCAGACGCATTAAATCAAGAATCAGTGGAGAAAGTATACGAAGCGAAGCAGAGACCGAAGTCTAAGCCTTTGACAACTATCTGCTGTGACTTGGAGCAGGTTGAAGAACATGCTAATTTGACTGAAGATGAAAGAAAATTGATTGAGGAGTTTATGCCAGGACCACTAACTTTAGTCGTAGAGAAAAAGAGTCATGTGCCAGATAACTTGAATGAAAGTTTTGTCTTCCGTATTCCAGGCAGTGAAACTGCTCGAAAACTGGCTGAAGAAGGACCTATAACTGCTACCTCTGCAAACATCTCGGGCGAAAGTACTTCTTACAGCGTTGATGATATCTCTGATGAATTACTGGAGAAGGTTGATTTCGTGGTTGATGAAGGTAAGTTGAGTGATGGTCCTACTTCGACTATCGCAGAAGTTAATAACGGAGAAGCCGTACTTCATCGTAGGGGACCGATCTCTGAAGAGGACCTCCAAGAAGTGTTGAAGTAA
- the spt4 gene encoding transcription elongation factor subunit Spt4, with the protein MAEKACRDCNRIVEDESECPVCRNNDLSDSWSGLVVIYDPEDSEIADKIGISTPGRYAVRVK; encoded by the coding sequence ATGGCTGAGAAAGCATGCAGAGACTGCAACAGGATTGTAGAGGATGAGTCAGAATGTCCTGTATGCAGAAACAACGACCTATCCGACTCTTGGAGCGGACTAGTCGTAATCTACGACCCGGAAGATTCTGAAATCGCAGATAAAATCGGTATCTCAACACCTGGCAGATACGCTGTCAGAGTCAAATAA